ACCCTAATTTTGAATTACGAAATTTACAGGTAAGCTGAATAAGAATCTTGATGATTGAAGAATTATGAATTACCCACATTCTGATAGCAGTGGTATGTTGTAAAGATCGTAGCTTTGTTCTATTTTATGTTATGTTTCTATCTTGTCTTGTCTTGTGTAAACATCACTTCTTTACACAACCCCCTTTTCTTGCCTCTCTTATCATCACATTGATTTTTTAGGTTTAATTGGATTCTTGAGTTTACGGGTTTTGTGTGtttttttatgtgaattttagcTATCGATTTTCTCTGGAAGTTGTTGGATTTGATAATTTCGAGGTTTTTCTCGTTTCTATTGAAATCTTTTGCTTAAGAGTTTTGTGTGTGTGTTTAAGCAAATTTTACTTATTAATTGTTTCTGTGGCATGAGCTTGCCCCCATATCTCTCAAAATtgtttaatataattttattttgagGTTTTGAGGGTTTCTATTGAGATCTCAACCTAGGGATTTTGAGTGTGCGTGTTTATGTAAATTTCACTTATTGATTGTTTCTGTGGTATGATGTTTTACCCCGTTTCTTGGATTTTTTTTAGTATGATAAAGTGACTTTTTTAGGTTTTTGATGGCATGTTGGACACTTGGTCTTAGGTTTTCTATGTTTCTGCGCTCACTTGTTGAGTTTCTTTCTGCTTTTCAGTTTATATATTAGAATGTGTTAAGTTCATGCTTGCTGGAGAGGATGTAAGACAAGAAACAAAAATGAATAATTATAGATAAAAACTAAAAACAGTTAGACTTGGGCAGATGACCTGTCAAAAATCCAAATAATCATTTCACCGTAATAAAAATTATCTTAATGAACAGTATAAAAATATAGCTAGACAgcacatataaattaataaaataaatttattgatTTCTTTAAAGTCACGAAATGTGATTAGACTATTTAAAACATACTCCAATATTTTCATTTGCATTCCCCATCACATTAAACACACAAAGAATATAGGTACATTTAAGCGGCTATGTGTCAAGTGTGTCTCTATATATGGTTTTCTTGATAATTTTTGTTGTAATGGATAGTTATTAGTTTACATTTGAGTTCAGATTATAGCTTAACACGCAAGTCTGGCGTCTTTATTACGTAAAGCCTTATTAGCTTCATCATTTACAAGTAGTACAGGTTACTAATAGTAGATAGCAGACCAAGACTCTTACAGATGGTATGATTTGTGATTCTTTTGCGTGTGTTCTGTTGTTAAGAAAATAGATGGTGAGTCGCATAAAATAAATTCCAACCTTTTTAATGTTTTCCAGACTTGTTAGATTCTGTCTCTGCTATTGTCAGGTTTATTGATATTTTATATAAGCATTAACCAAAATACTCTCCTTTGTCtggtgcatataaagtataaaCACAGTTATTTTGTCCTTCCAAAATAAAAATGTTCAGTATTTCgatatgaattttttttattactCCTTTTGCTAGTTCTATTTAGTGTCTGTAGAACTTCcatcaaaatatttttttgtcATCTTGTACTCTTCTCTAGACCAATAAACTGTTGTGATTCTGAATGGTAACACTCATTTTTTTTATTGAGGTAATCAGTTGTTAGAAATTGATATTTTTTACTCTTACAAAATATGAAATTTCATCAGTTCTCCTCTCTTATGGATGGGTTATTTCGATATGAATGCCTAGTACCTGTATTTATAATGTCTTGTGATTATTCAGGTTACTTTACCATGTGAGAGTAGATTGCAAACTGAAAGTAACCAGGTTATGCAAGTTTATTGCAGTTGGTTTCTAGTTTTAGTAAATATTCGAGTAATGTTAAACATTCTCTTTTGACATGTAACAAGTGGCGGCTAAAGTTCTCAAGGATGTGTGACGAGAATATTTCTTTTATCTTTCCGATTGATCTTTGTTAGATTTgctatatttatatttatagatgCACCTCTCTTCAGTTAGATTCTAATCCCCAGGGCTTGTTTGGTTATAAGTAGCACATTATTTGAAAGCAACTTAAAGCTTTATTATAACTGAAAAAGAAGAATGTCGTAAATATTTTTTGATTTTAAATTGTGAGGAATATTTATGTTTGGTCAAACACTTGAAGGGATAAGTTTGTAGGAATTTAAACAGGAAAGATTTTTCATCAGAATAAGTTACTTAAACGCTTAACTGATGGAACCTAGTTCTTCTGGACCTATAATCTTTTGCTAGGCCATTTGTTAGGCATACTTTTTTGTTGTTACTTGTTATCTACTTAGCTTGCTAGAAATGTTTTGATCAGGGTTTTCTATGCTTCATTTTTTTAGTGGTGGAATGCCTGTGTTTAAGTTTAAGTGTTTATGACATTTTGTATGCAAATATGATCCAGTGAACAACATCACCTATATTTAAGAAAAGTTTGTGGAGTATGCCTTAACATCTTACCTGTTTACTTTATGACAAATCCAATTTAGAGGTGTTCAGTGAGAGAAAAGTTAAAAAAGaattaaaaatccaacaaatGAGGCACCGGAAATATATTAGAATTTAGATGGTCGAAGTCGTAGTTGTGATATAAGCTGATAATTTATTGTTtctatattttttgaaatttGAAGTAGTTATGTTTTTATCTCTCCCTCTTTCGAGGGCTTGGCTGTTTAAGTAATATAAGCCCTTGCATTTGTTAAGAAATTTTTGCATGGGTTCTTTCAATGACCAAAAACTTCAAATTcattttaattagatttaattttaTCAACACTTGGAGTAATTTGTTTCGTTTCCTAGTCATTTAAGGTTTTTCCTGGCAAAATGCAGGAACAGATGATGACATTCCTCCTTCACACCAAAACAGATATGCTAATGTTGGCCGAGCTTCGGCTAATGGTAGATCAGCAATTGGAGGAGTTGCTTCATTAGGAACTGCTCCATTCCCTCCTATTCATAGTGATATGGAGGCACAAATTCACCAGATTGAGCAGGAAGCCTATAGTTCAGTTCTTCGCGCATTTAAAGCTCAGTCAGATGCCATTACGTGGGTATGTAAATCTGGTCCTTTTTCACTATGCCAATGTCAAATCATGTTACttctttagaaaaataatttgtAACAATTTTTAAAGCTCAGTCAGATGCCATTTACGTGGGTATGTATATTTGGTCCTTTACAGTATGCCAGTGTCAAATCGTTTTactttttcaaaaaattatttataacAATTTTTTGCCTATTACTTGATGTTTTACAAATTTTAATTGTTTCACGGGATGTTGTAGGAGAAGGAAAGTTTAATAACCGAACTCAGAAAAGAGTTGAGAGTATCAGACGAGGAACACAGAGAACTTTTGTCGAGGGTCAATGCTGATGACATCATCTGGAGAATAAGGTCAGATTATTTACTTTTTTGCTCTCCAAGGACTTTCCCCCCTTATTGGTTGTGTGTTACAATAAGATTGTGAACAGAGAGTGGAGGGCAAGTGGACTCCAAACTAGCATGCGGAGTAGTGGTTCTGGTCGTGACCCTTTGCCAAGTCCTACTGTTTCAGCGTCACGTAAGAAACAGAAAGCATCTCACCCTGTTGCCCCCTTATCAATGGGAGCACCATCTCCGGCACTCCATCCTATGCAACCATCTTCGTCTGCTATAAGACGCGGCCCTGTCCCAGGAGTGAGGGGAAAGAAACCCAAATCAGTAAGATATCATTCTTCAGTTGCAAATTTTGTAGGAAAATTTAGTCTGTCCCCTGCACCTTAATTTCCTTTCATTATCAAGTTTTGAACCTTATTTCCTCTTAATTCCTGTCGTGCAGTATAGCACTACAAGTTTTAATGGCAGGGGTCATGTTCATGTTTCTGGTCAAGGTTCTGCCTTTGGAGCTATTGAAACTGCTGAGGTAGGAAACTCTGATCCATTAGTTG
This sequence is a window from Apium graveolens cultivar Ventura chromosome 9, ASM990537v1, whole genome shotgun sequence. Protein-coding genes within it:
- the LOC141684417 gene encoding protein EMSY-LIKE 3, which translates into the protein MNYPHSDSSGTDDDIPPSHQNRYANVGRASANGRSAIGGVASLGTAPFPPIHSDMEAQIHQIEQEAYSSVLRAFKAQSDAITWEKESLITELRKELRVSDEEHRELLSRVNADDIIWRIREWRASGLQTSMRSSGSGRDPLPSPTVSASRKKQKASHPVAPLSMGAPSPALHPMQPSSSAIRRGPVPGVRGKKPKSYSTTSFNGRGHVHVSGQGSAFGAIETAEVGNSDPLVGKKVWTRWPEDNSFYEAVITHYDHIEGRHALVYDINTADETWEWVNLKEMSPEDLRWEGEDPGISHRGGRSGPGRGFKNSISRGGAFAGGRGRGIVRNQTKRSFPPSQNGINKKILGDIEILDTDTLVKEVEKVFGASHLDSMEIEKAKNVLKEHEQALIDAIARLEDASDGESDRREPRFSNDQEKGMAETTL